Part of the candidate division WOR-3 bacterium genome is shown below.
AAGAATGTTCTTTATTGACCGAGTTCTTTAACCAGGATACGACTTTACGCATTCCCGACAGCATAAGTATAGATACTCTTTTTCAAGAGCCGTTGATTGAAGAGAAGATATTAATGTTAAAAGAAGAGATAGGCGGGTATTATGCTCTTGATTCCATCCTTGCCGGGATATTGCTGAAAGAGGGCAGGATAGAGGAGGCATTCAAAGTTATTATACCGTATCTGGAATACAAAAATGCGGTCGCCTATTGCCGTACGGTGAGAGCGAGAAAATATTACCAGGATGGTGATTATGAATCAGCAGCGAACGATATTATTCTTTCGCAGACAAAGGAACCGGAATTACTGTTGATGCTGGCTGATGCATTGACGGTGCTTGGTGAAAATCCGCTTTTCCTGTATGATGATATTTCAGCCACGGCTGAAGACACATTGATTATTGCAAAGGTCAGAAAGAATTTGATGGTCTGGAATTTCATGCACGGAGACTATGATGAGGTTGTGAAACAAGGGATGGAGTTTGCTCGGGATGATACAAGTCTGATACGACTTTATCTCTACAGCCTCGCACGCACCGGCAAGAAGGCGACGGCTGATTCCCTTTTTTGTCAGTTTTTCAATGCTGTGGATTACAGATTGTTGAATTACTACGGTGAATTTCTAATAGAGCAGAAAAGATATAGTACAGCGAGAGTATATTACGATTCAATCATTGATTCCTTACAGGAAACTGCAGCGGCGGAACTGTATTTCAACTGGGCGCTGGTGCCGTTTTTAGAAGGCGAGATTGATACGGCGTATGAAAGATTTATTTCTTTTATGTCTCAGTTTAAAGATGATGAAAAATATTACAGGGCGGCTTTCAAGATCGCCACGATAAAGTATTTGAAACAGGAATTTGATTCCGCCGTATACTATTACAAAATCGCCGCGGAGGATGATTCCCTTTGTCTGGATGCTCTGCAGAATCAATTGATATGCTATAAAAAGGCAGGTGACTGGAAAAAGGTGATAGAATCAGGAAATGAGCTCATTCCTTTTCTTACCGAAGAGGAAGAGGCCGGTGATTATTTTGAAATAGGATACGCGTATCTGCGCAGCGGTAAATTAAGAAACGCAATTGATTATTTGAAAAGAGCTGCCGAATTAGACCCTTCTCCTGAATTTCATTACTGGCTTGGTGAAGCGTATTTAGCCAAGGGTGATTTTATAAGATCCCTGTATCAATATCAGAAGATTATCGAACTCTATCCCCGTGATGAGATGTGGACGCCGACTGCTCATTATAAGAAGGGTATTGTTCTGGAGTTTATGGATGAGGTTGATGAAGCCAAAAAAGTATATCGTGCGATTATAAAGAAACGTGGACGGGATGACACGTGGGGTATTGAAGCGCAGAAACGGCTGGAGGCGCTGGAATGAAAAGTTATTCTCAACGGTTGATGCCTAAAGGCTGTGGAGGTTTGTATGGATTTTTATTCTGTTTATTTCTAATCATTTCCTGTTGCGGCTATTCAACACGTTCTCTGCTGCCCGGCTATATGAAACGGGTTCACATAAAGCTTTTCGAGAATAAAACCTTGAAGCCCGGGCTAGATGAGGCGGCGACAACGAGCGTGATTGAGGCGTTCCGCAGCGGTTCTGGTTTGCAGATCGTCAGTGAGCGTGACGCGGATATCGTCGTTGAAGGTGAAGTCGTCGGTTTTTCAAAAACCCCGTATACCTATACCGGAACTCAAACCGTGCTTGAGTATAAAAT
Proteins encoded:
- a CDS encoding tetratricopeptide repeat protein — its product is ECSLLTEFFNQDTTLRIPDSISIDTLFQEPLIEEKILMLKEEIGGYYALDSILAGILLKEGRIEEAFKVIIPYLEYKNAVAYCRTVRARKYYQDGDYESAANDIILSQTKEPELLLMLADALTVLGENPLFLYDDISATAEDTLIIAKVRKNLMVWNFMHGDYDEVVKQGMEFARDDTSLIRLYLYSLARTGKKATADSLFCQFFNAVDYRLLNYYGEFLIEQKRYSTARVYYDSIIDSLQETAAAELYFNWALVPFLEGEIDTAYERFISFMSQFKDDEKYYRAAFKIATIKYLKQEFDSAVYYYKIAAEDDSLCLDALQNQLICYKKAGDWKKVIESGNELIPFLTEEEEAGDYFEIGYAYLRSGKLRNAIDYLKRAAELDPSPEFHYWLGEAYLAKGDFIRSLYQYQKIIELYPRDEMWTPTAHYKKGIVLEFMDEVDEAKKVYRAIIKKRGRDDTWGIEAQKRLEALE